DNA sequence from the Oncorhynchus keta strain PuntledgeMale-10-30-2019 chromosome 1, Oket_V2, whole genome shotgun sequence genome:
accccaggaagagtggctgctgccttgacaggaactaatgaggatccataataaaccccaggaagagtagctgctgccttgacaggaactaatggggatccataataaaccccaggaagagtggctgctgccttgacaggaactaatggggatccataataaaccccaggaagagtggctgctgccttgacaggaactaatgaggatccataataaaccccaggaagagtagctgctgccttgacaggaactaatggggatccataataaaccccaggaagagtggctgctgccttgacaggaactaatggggatccataataaaccccaggaagagtggctgctgccttgacaggaactaatggggatccataataaaccccaggaagagtagctgctgccttgacaggaactaatggggatccataataaaccccaggaagagtggctgctgccttgacaggaactaatggggatccataataaaccccaggaagagtagctgctgccttgacaggaactaatggggatccataataaaccccaggaagagtagctgctgccttgacaggaactaatggggatccataataaaccccaggaagagtagctgctgccttgacaggaactaatggggatccataataaaccccaggaagagtagatgctgccttgacaggaactaatggggatccataataaaccccaggaagagtagctgctgccttgacaggaactaatggggatccgtaataaaccccaggaagagtggctgctgccttggcaggaactaatgggaatccataataaaccccaggaagagtagctgctgccttggcaggaactaatggggatccataataaacaccaggaagagtagctgctgtcttgacaggaactaataaatacataataatacataatacataaaatACAAATACCTCAACCCAATCtaacaactttgggatgaattagatcgccaactgcgagccagccCTAATCACCCAGCATcaatgcccgacctcactaatgctcttgtggctgaatggaagcaagtccccacagcaatgttccaacatctagtggaaagccttccca
Encoded proteins:
- the LOC127909099 gene encoding uncharacterized protein LOC127909099 isoform X2, with translation MYLLVPVKTAATLPGVYYGSPLVPAKAAATLPGVYYGFPLVPAKAAATLPGVYYGSPLVPVKAAATLPGVYYGSPLVPVKAASTLPGVYYGSPLVPVKAAATLPGVYYGSPLVPVKAAATLPGVYYGSPLVPVKAAATLPGVYYGSPLVPVKAAATLPGVYYGSPLVPVKAAATLPGVYYGSPLVPVKAAATLPGVYYGSPLVPVKAAATLPGVYYGSPLVPVKAAATLPGVYYGSSLVPVKAAATLPGVYYGSPLVPVKAAATLPGVYYGSPLVPVKAAATLPGVYYGSSLVPVKAAATLPGVYYGSPLVPVKAAATLPWVYYGSPLVPVKAAATLPGVYYGSPLVPVKAAATLPGVYYGSPLVPVKAAATLPGVYYGSPLVPVKAAATLPGVYYGSPLVPVKAAATLPGVYYGSPLVPAKAAATLPGVYYGSPLVPVKAAATLPGVYYGSPLVSAKAAATLLGVYYGSPLVPAKAADTLPGVYYGSPLVPVKAAATLSRVYYGSPLVPAKAAATVLGVQHN